In Uranotaenia lowii strain MFRU-FL chromosome 2, ASM2978415v1, whole genome shotgun sequence, one genomic interval encodes:
- the LOC129745232 gene encoding uncharacterized protein LOC129745232: MRGRIGSCTFVDLNTAHPIILPKDHHVTILIVQFMHERYHHINNETVVNELRQLYQIPMLRRVCDKIRRKCQVCKIVKANPQPPLMADLPFARLAAYSRPFSYVGIDYFGPLNVVVGRRVEKRWGVLLTCLVVRAVHIEIAHSLNTSSCIMALHNFIARRGKPLEIFSDRGTNFVGANRELKHALRDMDHDRLMEEFTSTEIKWTFLPPSSPHMGGSWERLVQSVKKTLSNMKLPRLPTDEVLRNALLEIENIINSRPLTYLPIENSDTEALTPNHFLLGSSSGLKPVVPYEDDLNTLRNTWKTSQVYANYFWKRWLREYLPTITRRTKWHYNVKPIEVDDIVVIVDNDLPRNLWPKGIVTSITKSRDGQVRSATVRTACNTYDRPAVKLAVLDVGATSSKQNS, translated from the coding sequence ATGCGCGGGCGTATTGGATCCTGTACGTTTGTTGATTTGAACACTGCTCATCCTATAATTCTGCCTAAAGATCATCACGTCACAATACTGATTGTGCAATTTATGCATGAGCGTTACCATCACATTAATAATGAAACTGTTGTCAACGAATTGCGCCAGCTTTATCAAATTCCAATGCTACGAAGAGTGTGTGATAAAATTCGACGGAAATGTCAAgtttgcaaaattgtcaaagcaaATCCTCAACCTCCACTCATGGCTGACCTACCATTCGCCAGGCTCGCTGCTTATTCTAGACCCTTTTCCTACGTTGGGATAGATTACTTTGGACCGTTGAATGTAGTTGTTGGAAGACGCGTCGAGAAAAGATGGGGAGTTCTCTTAACTTGTTTGGTAGTAAGAGCCGTCCATATCGAAATTGCGCATTCGCTCAACACCAGCTCTTGCATCATGGCCTTACACAACTTTATAGCCAGACGTGGGAAACCATTGGAGATCTTCAGCGATCGCGGAACAAATTTTGTAGGCGCAAATAGAGAGCTGAAACATGCGCTTCGTGACATGGATCATGACAGACTAATGGAAGAGTTCACCTCTACGGAAATTAAATGGACATTTTTACCGCCAAGTAGCCCACACATGGGTGGGAGTTGGGAACGATTGGTACAATCTGTGAAGAAGACCCTCAGCAACATGAAGCTCCCTAGACTCCCCACAGATGAAGTATTACGTAACGCACTACTGGAGATAGAAAACATCATCAACTCACGACCCCTCACTTACCTACCGATAGAAAATTCAGACACCGAAGCCCTTACTCCGAACCACTTCCTGCTGGGATCTTCCAGTGGATTGAAACCTGTAGTACCGTACGAAGACGACTTGAATACTTTGAGAAACACTTGGAAAACCTCTCAAGTATATGctaattatttttggaaaagatGGTTACGAGAATATCTTCCAACGATAACTCGCCGTACAAAATGGCACTATAATGTGAAACCCATCGAAGTAGATGACATCGTAGTCATCGTAGACAACGACCTTCCAAGGAATTTGTGGCCAAAAGGAATTGTCACTAGCATCACGAAAAGTCGAGATGGACAAGTCCGTAGTGCAACGGTGAGAACTGCATGTAATACCTACGATCGACCAGCTGTGAAGTTAGCAGTACTAGACGTCGGCGCAACGAGTAGTAAGCAGAATTCTTAA